DNA from Clarias gariepinus isolate MV-2021 ecotype Netherlands chromosome 11, CGAR_prim_01v2, whole genome shotgun sequence:
cattcctcctctcctcttactttaccttcgcacaaacacacacgaacacagcATGTGCGCGCACAAATGGAAATACTTCCAAATGGAATACTATCTGTCGGGCTTAGTTTTTACtagggtaatttgttttatttttattttatattttgtattaattattttattttattgattttttttttgtggggggggGGCTTATGGAACGGGCTGTGGATTCGAATggatttaattgaattattctagtaatccaaggttccactgtaggtCTTTATTACGGCCTTCATGAATGGGCCTTTTTTCAAGCTTTGCTTGTAGTTGCTATAGCAAAATTCCAGACCTAATACCATATTTACTTAACTTATCTTCTTTTCAAGTACTGGAACAGCAGGGCTtatccttttgtttttgttttaaacaactGAGAACATGACATTTCATTTTTGGTGGAATACTTTTGGTGTACATTACATTTAAGTAAGtaacaattattatattattaagtatagTTCTTGTTTGGCACTCCCAAATAACCTtagtaaaatgcattatttttcagTGATATGTTTTATGCATGTACTGCAGATTGTTTTAATTGTTCTTTGTTTGCTGTGATTTcattctccagtttcctcatcAGGGGTGAAATAAATGGATTAAAGTCACCAGGTAGACTTGGCCACCTTCAATTTTTCAACACAGTCCTTTGAAGTGTTGGTACTATGTTATAAGTGATCATATTGCTGCAAATTTTTAATGATACATTACATACAAAACCTGCCATGGGCCATTGTACAACCCTCTGAAAGCAGTTTTATgacctggggttgctttagtcaGGTCTAGGCTAAGCAATGATATGCAAGAAAATTAAGTCACTTAAATGCATTGGATAACCAGGTTATCCcatctgtagatttttttttctttcaatatgGCACAGGTCTATTCCATGACTGTGAAAGAGCAGTTCTGGAAGTATATCTAGaataatttttatacataaataatatcaCACTGCATGActaaatcaaagctaaaggcaatTAAAAGAAATCTGAATGTATGACCTATTTTCACCAGGCagtagagggagagagagagcgaataATCACTACTAGGGTTCGTCCCAACCCCTCAACCCCCGCTCACCACTAGATCTGTATAAATGTCATAAACATGTTGCTTTGTTCCTGTTCCCCTACCTGAACACACAAATTAATGAGTAGTTAATAAGCTGTTATTTTTACAGACATGCAGAGTGCAGGAGTAAATGGTAATACAACCAGTAATTTGTTATCTGATGTTACAAAGCATTCGTTTGAGAAGTTCTTGTTATTGCAGATCCtggttgtaatttttttctatgtaaACTGTTTAATGATattgacatttataaaaaaagaggCATTTAGAGATGAAACTAGATATGTTTTGTTTGCACAAACCCTGTTTGTTGACACTGCGTTTATATTTCAAGCTTACTTGCTGGCTGTTGACAATTATTTGCAGTATCCAGTGAACATATTTATCTGTAGTCTTTGTTCACTACTTCAGAATTTTTTGACCTGCTGTACACCACTGACCTTGGTGGCAATGTGTCTGGAACGCTATGTGGCTATATGCATGCCTTTGAGACATGCTGAAATTTCCACCGGTAGGACCAGATTTTATGGGCTTTTTATCATATGGATTATAAGTTCTATTATtccagcatttatttttttaggctaTTGGACAGCAGCCCCAACTGCTGCTCTGTTTTCCTCTGctgtgtgtagtgcagagtCACTGATATCTAAAGACTGGCAGGGACATGGTCGTGCTGCATTGTGTGTTGCCCTTTTTCTGTTTATGGTGATTATTACTGTCTTCACctacattaaaataatgattGCAGCCAGAGCTGCTTCCtctgagaaaaagaaatcaaccAATAAGAGTCTCAGAACAGTGCTGCTTCATGGTGTTCAGCTGTTTCTGTGCATGATGCAATTATTCAACCCATATATAGAAATGGCATATTGGAAGGTTGAAGAATTAACATTTAGGAATGTAAGATATTccaattttattgttttcttgtttgtaCCACGCAGTCTTAGTCCACTGGTTTATGGTGTTCGAGATGAaaaattctgtattgttttaaagcattatGCTTTGTGTGGTACTGCCTGCCATTTCCAGCAgtgtttgaaaagaaaaaaataaaaataagaccaGTCTAAACAGACCATTAGACATTCTGTAACATTAGTgagctctttaactttttattttttaagctgCCTAGTGATATTGTTTTGACAACTTTTTGATGCCTTAATCTTCACAATGAATGGATGCAACAACTGatgaaaaaaggttttgtaGGTTTGCCTGAAActtatttgtgtatttgtttttttttgttttttttttacattgcttaCCTTTTTTGACTTGGCATGGTAAACTGCAGTAATTTTtgaattttacacttttaaaatatgtcactttttaaatatagttgtgTAAACACTTCATTACTGGATCATAGTTGTCATTACCTGATGCCAGTTTCATACAACAATTGATGTGGAATTGCTATTTTCTAGTAAATCACAGCAACAGGGGACAACTGTTTAACtgcaaagaaaattttatttaattagcatatttatcatatttaaataattgagaTAATCAAACcaagttttaaaattataatttcatttaataaccTCTGAGGTCTGAAGATATTTTGTAGCAGTGTGGGCTACAGTAATATGCGAGCAGCATGTatgcacaacttttttttttttttttgggagaaaAATAACAGCTGGTTgggtattaaaaacaaaaaaagtcaccaaAATAAGGCcacaaaacactttttaaaattttgttgacAAAACTTGATCTTGTAGTCTGTCATCTTTGCTTCGAAATGATGTGAAATTTATCCTGCTCACTCATTCACAGGAAACAGTATATTGATTAAAATTttctaagacactttttgttaaaaaaaggcCAAATGAGGGTAGATGTGAAGGATTGTAAATAATCTTGAATTTCACACCAGAGGAGACAAACAACTGTATAATGAGCCTTTCAGTCAGATTtgtgaaaatatatatactgtagctacagtagttgatcaattggaatggttattaccgtcgcgctcaccgccgcgtaaaaacgtcagcggccaaaataaatcagttgcatttcaaagtcattcgtaaaatggccgccaggtggcgcaaaatgacattttcgctcgttgccgtaaatacaacagtgactgttatacagcgtatctctgtatcgttttattgttatttaagttctggattatttcaggtactttaaacagattgttgggttgctcatgttggtttatatgagatgtagtttacaaatgaacacctggttgggatattttgacccaacaactggtttattcattattctttcctttctccaaatatcagcctacagaatgtttgaaatattactgtttattgtgttacaggtgtagttttaagagttgtttaggcaggaatgcgtgtgtatacagctcaaaacctccattagttattaaagatagcggctatttagaaaacatgcccagtgatttctgagcttcaggaaatctcccggcgctctgcgcataacaccgggccaactcatgtcggaaagaatttataaacggtttctaaacatgggctattgtttttttacttataatatttgttaatttaatttaaatgaggtttgggctcaggacttcgactcggcatcgtgattctcctcttcaatttactccatagttttaatcagcgctcagccgcatgcatgaagtttttcagagcgcaccggcagaagtagactaatgattatgaacgcgtcaagttcaccaaaaacaatacaaaacagcgcagcttacaacacttacaaaatcacaacactttacaaaatcacaaagttttttcgttattgtgagtgcgcttaaataaaagttgagtcttataaaggcatgtggtcttatatagttttattatatagtttttgcacattaatctgacacagatTTTTCTGagacagttttttcagcctgtcacggcgtgcgcccaaatcaatatcgctcctcgctcactagttaggcggcctccccttcagacatgcgaagcagcgggaccgcagaat
Protein-coding regions in this window:
- the LOC128533716 gene encoding odorant receptor 131-2-like, translated to MQSAGVNGNTTSNLLSDVTKHSFEKFLLLQILVVIFFYVNCLMILTFIKKEAFRDETRYVLFAQTLFVDTAFIFQAYLLAVDNYLQYPVNIFICSLCSLLQNFLTCCTPLTLVAMCLERYVAICMPLRHAEISTGRTRFYGLFIIWIISSIIPAFIFLGYWTAAPTAALFSSAVCSAESLISKDWQGHGRAALCVALFLFMVIITVFTYIKIMIAARAASSEKKKSTNKSLRTVLLHGVQLFLCMMQLFNPYIEMAYWKVEELTFRNVRYSNFIVFLFVPRSLSPLVYGVRDEKFCIVLKHYALCGTACHFQQCLKRKK